One part of the Bdellovibrio bacteriovorus genome encodes these proteins:
- a CDS encoding tetratricopeptide repeat protein has product MNTLRNLIVAGCLFFGLASAQAAKVNGIINFQGDTVHMELSGQQNWDYDVKRLDKKGQVVVEMTVPALDESTIGSLSSFKSDFVTSVAVDRKGPDGKNVIQFTLSGEDIETFDYLTDQPSRLIMDFYVNPSAKPKKDSKAVAKKDTQIPTELPAKDLKPVAKAKTDKNRKPAADTLAIADQGVGFAANDSVKSGIFDGGDPDYSRFSVKDYEIKEEAMIRAKDNYYIPFPMLETPVSYWEKMKITPAIYQISPQSTEENKQARLLLTLFEKQRYGVYLKTQAWFKDKYPKSEYNEVIDFMTADVHLALWQEEGRMKDYDEAMQKYKEAVAKYPRSPLAERTSVKTGFLALEKGDALNSLRLFQEHIDNKKFSGKESVSKDLARLGMGLAFMKLNKWTDAIAQFDQVEKEATNRDLKVEAAYRRGDVWVRGKNYAKAVDEYQKALKKYPEGQGSYPNAFFNQAESLFMMNKYPQSLDTYREFVKKFPSSNHSAFAMTRMGELLEIFGADKSRVMGAYLETYFRYGETPNAVIARLRLLSARMKGMKPKEVNHAVEEIMSLAKKIDLPNIEQFATVMVADGYTHRGEHQKAVDLLSKYYKEHPTSVDVPLLTNRIVSNINDKLESEVNEGNFIKALKTHSQYADNWLKNSKRLDTKYNVGRAFEMAGVPVEAERYYKDVLNRIYAIRGTAEAKEIQVKEQIPSEDELNLRLSNVFTQEQKYNQAYDYLKNIKAPEKMDEKAQIERVNIAVRLLEKRGDNDSAVRYLGELLRTWKGQPQLVAEPYLKLAELQVKQSKPDEAIQSLEMIDKLQSDSGKISPVIHAKALEMMGDIYLDKKQQDLATGSYEKLLEKYEDNRPLSSIRYKLGQIYFKAGEIQKAAEVWNDFKGDKSGFWKNLAQEQLKNSEWRDGYKKYIKRIPAMSENEQGQ; this is encoded by the coding sequence GTGAACACTTTACGCAATTTGATCGTGGCAGGATGCCTGTTCTTTGGTCTAGCTTCAGCGCAAGCGGCGAAGGTCAATGGAATCATTAATTTTCAGGGCGACACTGTTCACATGGAACTGTCGGGCCAGCAAAATTGGGATTACGACGTCAAACGCCTTGATAAAAAAGGTCAGGTTGTCGTTGAAATGACGGTGCCGGCGTTGGATGAATCCACGATCGGTTCTCTTTCTTCATTTAAAAGTGATTTTGTGACGTCGGTGGCTGTGGACCGCAAGGGTCCGGATGGCAAGAACGTGATTCAGTTCACCCTTTCCGGTGAAGACATTGAGACATTTGATTACCTGACGGATCAGCCTTCTCGCCTGATCATGGATTTCTATGTGAATCCTTCCGCGAAACCTAAAAAAGACAGCAAAGCGGTTGCTAAAAAAGACACACAGATCCCGACCGAGCTGCCTGCTAAAGATTTGAAACCTGTAGCAAAAGCCAAAACAGACAAGAACCGCAAACCTGCGGCGGATACTTTGGCGATTGCGGATCAGGGTGTGGGCTTTGCCGCTAATGATTCGGTGAAATCCGGTATCTTTGATGGTGGCGATCCGGACTATTCCCGCTTCTCGGTTAAAGACTATGAGATCAAAGAAGAGGCGATGATCCGCGCCAAGGATAACTACTATATTCCGTTCCCGATGCTGGAAACCCCGGTCAGTTACTGGGAGAAAATGAAGATCACTCCGGCGATCTATCAGATTTCCCCGCAGTCCACGGAAGAAAACAAACAGGCTCGCTTGCTTTTGACGCTTTTTGAAAAGCAGCGTTATGGCGTTTATCTGAAAACGCAAGCTTGGTTCAAAGACAAGTATCCAAAATCTGAATACAACGAAGTCATTGATTTCATGACTGCCGACGTTCACCTGGCCCTGTGGCAGGAAGAAGGCCGCATGAAGGATTATGACGAGGCGATGCAGAAATATAAGGAAGCGGTCGCAAAGTATCCGCGCTCTCCTCTGGCGGAAAGAACGTCCGTGAAGACAGGCTTTTTGGCTTTGGAAAAAGGCGATGCGCTGAATTCCCTGCGTTTGTTCCAGGAACACATCGACAATAAAAAATTCTCTGGCAAAGAATCCGTTTCAAAAGACCTGGCTCGTCTGGGCATGGGTTTGGCTTTCATGAAGCTGAACAAATGGACTGATGCGATTGCCCAGTTTGATCAGGTTGAAAAAGAAGCGACCAACCGCGATTTGAAAGTGGAAGCAGCTTACCGTCGTGGAGACGTTTGGGTGCGTGGCAAGAACTATGCAAAAGCGGTTGATGAATATCAGAAAGCTTTGAAGAAGTATCCAGAGGGGCAGGGTTCTTACCCGAATGCCTTCTTCAATCAGGCGGAATCTTTGTTCATGATGAACAAGTACCCGCAAAGTCTGGACACTTATCGTGAATTTGTGAAGAAATTCCCAAGCAGCAATCACTCGGCCTTTGCGATGACCCGCATGGGTGAATTGCTTGAAATCTTCGGTGCCGACAAGTCCCGCGTGATGGGGGCTTATCTGGAAACTTACTTCCGCTATGGTGAAACTCCGAATGCGGTGATTGCGCGTTTGCGTCTGTTGAGTGCGCGCATGAAGGGCATGAAGCCGAAGGAAGTGAACCATGCGGTTGAAGAAATCATGTCTTTGGCTAAAAAAATTGACCTTCCGAACATCGAGCAGTTTGCAACTGTGATGGTCGCGGATGGTTACACTCACCGTGGGGAACACCAAAAAGCGGTGGATCTGCTTTCCAAATACTATAAAGAACATCCAACATCTGTGGATGTTCCGTTGCTGACCAACCGTATTGTTTCCAACATCAACGACAAGCTGGAATCCGAAGTCAATGAAGGCAACTTCATCAAGGCTTTGAAGACCCACAGTCAATATGCTGACAACTGGCTGAAAAATTCAAAGCGTCTGGATACAAAATATAATGTCGGTCGTGCCTTTGAAATGGCCGGCGTTCCGGTTGAAGCGGAAAGATACTACAAAGATGTTTTGAATCGTATCTATGCGATTCGTGGCACCGCGGAAGCCAAAGAAATCCAGGTGAAAGAGCAGATTCCTTCTGAAGACGAGCTGAACCTGCGTCTTTCCAACGTGTTCACTCAAGAACAAAAATACAACCAGGCCTATGACTATCTGAAAAACATCAAAGCTCCTGAAAAGATGGATGAAAAAGCCCAGATTGAACGCGTGAACATCGCGGTTCGTCTGCTGGAAAAACGTGGTGATAATGACTCTGCGGTTCGTTACCTGGGAGAATTGCTGCGCACCTGGAAAGGCCAGCCTCAACTGGTGGCAGAACCTTACTTGAAACTTGCAGAGCTTCAGGTGAAACAAAGCAAGCCGGATGAAGCCATCCAGTCTTTGGAAATGATCGACAAATTGCAAAGTGATTCGGGCAAGATTTCCCCGGTTATCCACGCCAAAGCGCTGGAAATGATGGGTGATATCTATCTGGATAAAAAGCAGCAGGATCTGGCGACAGGTTCCTATGAAAAGCTGCTGGAAAAATACGAAGACAATCGTCCTCTGTCCTCTATCCGCTACAAGCTGGGGCAGATCTACTTCAAAGCAGGTGAGATCCAGAAGGCGGCTGAGGTTTGGAATGACTTCAAAGGTGACAAGAGCGGGTTCTGGAAGAATCTGGCTCAGGAGCAGTTGAAGAATTCAGAATGGCGCGACGGTTACAAGAAATATATCAAAAGAATTCCAGCTATGTCTGAGAACGAGCAAGGCCAATAG
- a CDS encoding sigma 54-interacting transcriptional regulator has product MSYFDFDALHIEDRRMHEVKQLSLQLASTQASLLLVGEAGVGKTSLARYIYTKSRSARLYCLDCKNAGGFDFSRVDGGTLLIEDLDCASVALQNDLMKLVERTDGTRPRFISTSRRDLRALVKQEQFRQDLFYKLAVVHLEIPRLEDRRQDFQNIVNFILEVSQIMHGKSGLRLTAEGYERLNSWNWPGNIRELENVLERAVVLAKSSLIGPESIQFEAVVEDMDLDFAPGMSLSEVEKRLIIQTLELTAQNRTRAAQMLGISIRTLRNKLNEYKEAGVL; this is encoded by the coding sequence ATGTCGTACTTTGATTTTGATGCTCTACACATCGAAGATAGAAGAATGCACGAAGTGAAACAACTGAGTTTGCAGTTGGCTTCAACGCAGGCAAGTTTGCTTCTGGTGGGTGAAGCCGGTGTGGGTAAAACAAGTCTGGCTCGTTACATTTACACAAAAAGCCGTTCAGCACGTCTGTACTGCCTGGATTGTAAAAACGCCGGTGGATTTGATTTCTCCCGCGTGGATGGCGGTACTTTGCTGATTGAGGATCTGGATTGTGCTTCCGTGGCGTTGCAAAATGACCTGATGAAGCTGGTGGAAAGAACCGACGGCACTCGTCCTCGCTTCATTTCGACTTCCCGCCGCGATCTGCGCGCTTTGGTGAAGCAGGAGCAGTTCCGTCAGGATCTTTTCTATAAGCTGGCGGTTGTGCATCTGGAAATTCCGCGTCTGGAAGACCGTCGTCAGGATTTCCAGAATATTGTGAACTTTATTCTGGAAGTTTCCCAGATCATGCACGGCAAGTCGGGCTTGCGTTTGACGGCCGAGGGCTATGAGCGCCTGAATAGCTGGAACTGGCCGGGGAACATTCGTGAGCTTGAAAATGTGCTGGAAAGAGCCGTGGTTCTTGCAAAATCTTCACTGATTGGGCCTGAATCCATTCAGTTTGAGGCTGTGGTTGAGGATATGGACCTGGATTTTGCACCGGGCATGTCCCTTTCTGAGGTCGAGAAGCGTCTCATTATTCAGACCCTGGAGCTGACTGCCCAGAACCGCACCCGTGCGGCGCAAATGCTTGGAATCAGTATTCGTACATTGAGAAACAAACTTAATGAATATAAGGAAGCAGGTGTTTTATGA
- the flgB gene encoding flagellar basal body rod protein FlgB: protein MSSIFDKTTNALATSLSMRQLRHNVTSSNIANAETPGYHAKKMDFEGALQRALDLDGANSLSTSNPEHFAVGGISVNKTRPDIYDDPEGAVNNDGNTVDVEKEMSALSENAIMYKAALQLINKKMAALKYAATEGR, encoded by the coding sequence ATGAGTAGTATCTTCGATAAAACAACCAACGCTCTGGCGACCTCACTGAGCATGAGGCAGCTCCGTCACAATGTGACATCCTCCAATATCGCCAATGCCGAGACTCCGGGGTACCACGCCAAGAAAATGGATTTCGAAGGCGCTTTGCAAAGAGCCCTGGATCTGGATGGCGCGAACTCTTTGAGCACGAGCAATCCCGAACACTTCGCGGTGGGCGGAATCTCTGTGAACAAAACCCGCCCGGACATTTACGATGATCCGGAAGGCGCCGTGAACAACGACGGAAACACCGTCGATGTGGAAAAAGAAATGTCGGCGTTGTCAGAGAACGCGATCATGTACAAAGCGGCTCTGCAACTGATCAACAAAAAAATGGCGGCACTGAAATATGCCGCAACCGAAGGGCGGTAA
- the flgC gene encoding flagellar basal body rod protein FlgC produces the protein MADFLTGMRISSSGMAAQRMRMNTIASNIANINTTQTPEGGPYRRKDVVFEAMPDAKNFGEIITSTDPAGSFQRVQVTDVVSDRKAPLLKYEPDHPDANADGYVAYPNINLMEEMTNMIQASRSYEANVTAVQASKDMALSALEIGR, from the coding sequence ATGGCTGATTTTTTGACGGGGATGAGAATCAGCAGCAGTGGTATGGCGGCGCAAAGAATGCGCATGAATACCATTGCCAGCAATATTGCCAACATTAACACGACCCAGACCCCTGAAGGTGGTCCGTATCGCCGTAAGGACGTGGTTTTCGAGGCGATGCCCGACGCCAAGAACTTTGGCGAGATTATTACATCGACCGATCCGGCGGGAAGCTTCCAGCGGGTCCAGGTGACAGATGTGGTTTCGGATCGCAAGGCGCCGTTGCTCAAGTATGAGCCGGACCATCCTGATGCAAATGCAGATGGATACGTGGCTTATCCGAACATCAATTTGATGGAAGAAATGACCAATATGATACAGGCGTCGCGTTCTTACGAGGCGAACGTGACAGCGGTTCAGGCGTCCAAGGATATGGCCCTTTCCGCGCTGGAGATAGGCAGGTAA
- the fliE gene encoding flagellar hook-basal body complex protein FliE, with translation MEGFTVSNANRFLDNGIVRDSKSLSIENTPSASSTSGTGKSFADTLKDAVGSVNEMQKASDKAMQNLATGKTDNVADVMIAAEKADIALKVMVQVRNKIIDAYQEVMKMQV, from the coding sequence ATGGAGGGTTTTACTGTATCAAATGCAAACAGGTTTCTCGATAATGGAATCGTTCGTGATTCCAAGTCACTAAGTATCGAGAACACCCCTTCAGCTAGTTCGACATCCGGTACGGGCAAGAGCTTCGCCGACACCCTGAAAGACGCCGTAGGCAGCGTGAATGAAATGCAGAAGGCTTCAGACAAAGCCATGCAGAATCTCGCGACTGGCAAAACGGACAACGTGGCCGATGTGATGATCGCCGCGGAAAAAGCAGACATCGCCCTGAAGGTGATGGTGCAAGTGCGCAACAAGATTATTGATGCGTACCAAGAAGTTATGAAGATGCAGGTTTAG
- the fliF gene encoding flagellar basal-body MS-ring/collar protein FliF: MNKIFGGLVVQFREFFKNLGPTKRLSVIAVTVIAAVALFTMLFMASGKDYVPLFTNIPTEQVSTIVGKLNEKNVPFQLRDGGKTIAIPKELLHSTQMTLMSEIGSPKMGSIGLEIFDKQDFGMNSYAQKINYQRALQGELMRAINTLTAVKQSKVILALPNKKTFLEEGGQASASVVVELHQGKELAPEQVRGIRYLVANSVEGMDADKVTVLDERGKVLTRVADGTTGGSNELLDLKAKIEGDLEDRIEDILSKVVGHAKVVAKVDATLNHRVISSVEESVDPDKTAIRSQQSEEESLDGSRTNPAGVPGSRSNLPGAEDQGTVGFRQDVKKEIKTTNYDVPKTVRNIRESAGNLERVSVAVVVDGMMTTTTKADGTTETTWKPRSAEELRKYEDLVKNAIGFNTARGDSVKIENIQFQPEDFSEAEKILTTLERKKLIHALFKWALLGFSLALFFFIVVRPFMQWITDSFQDSVEEMLPRTIEELEELQSVDNTLPGMSTALPVLQESIDPEKAESELLKDRILSSMSRDEEKAANAFGMWLVRKDG, translated from the coding sequence TTGAATAAGATTTTTGGTGGATTGGTTGTCCAGTTTCGCGAGTTCTTCAAAAACCTGGGTCCGACCAAAAGACTTTCAGTAATTGCGGTTACTGTAATTGCGGCGGTGGCACTTTTCACGATGCTGTTTATGGCTTCAGGAAAAGACTATGTGCCATTGTTCACAAACATTCCGACGGAGCAGGTTTCCACAATCGTGGGAAAACTGAACGAAAAGAATGTGCCGTTCCAGTTGCGTGATGGCGGTAAAACAATCGCCATTCCAAAAGAACTGCTGCACTCAACCCAGATGACATTGATGTCCGAGATCGGTTCCCCAAAAATGGGTTCCATCGGTCTTGAGATCTTCGACAAGCAGGATTTCGGTATGAACTCCTACGCTCAGAAGATCAACTATCAGCGTGCCCTTCAGGGTGAGCTGATGCGTGCGATCAACACGCTGACCGCCGTAAAACAATCCAAAGTGATTCTGGCATTGCCAAATAAAAAGACTTTCCTTGAAGAGGGCGGTCAGGCGTCTGCGTCTGTCGTGGTGGAATTGCACCAGGGGAAAGAACTGGCTCCGGAGCAAGTGCGTGGTATCCGTTACCTGGTGGCGAACTCTGTTGAGGGTATGGACGCCGACAAAGTCACAGTTCTGGATGAGCGTGGTAAAGTTCTGACCCGCGTGGCGGACGGTACAACCGGTGGTTCCAATGAACTGCTGGATCTGAAAGCGAAAATTGAAGGCGACCTGGAAGACCGCATCGAGGACATCCTGTCCAAAGTGGTGGGTCATGCCAAGGTGGTGGCGAAAGTGGATGCCACTTTGAATCACCGTGTGATTTCTTCTGTGGAAGAATCCGTGGATCCGGATAAAACAGCGATCCGTTCCCAGCAGTCTGAAGAGGAATCTTTGGACGGCTCCCGTACCAATCCAGCCGGTGTGCCGGGCTCCCGTTCCAATCTGCCGGGTGCCGAGGACCAGGGGACTGTGGGCTTCCGTCAGGATGTTAAAAAAGAAATCAAGACAACCAACTATGACGTGCCAAAAACCGTGCGCAACATCCGTGAATCCGCCGGGAATCTGGAGCGCGTGAGTGTGGCGGTCGTTGTTGACGGTATGATGACCACAACCACCAAGGCCGACGGCACAACTGAAACAACCTGGAAACCGCGCTCTGCCGAAGAGCTGCGCAAGTACGAGGACCTGGTTAAAAACGCGATTGGTTTCAACACCGCCCGCGGTGACAGTGTTAAAATTGAAAATATCCAGTTCCAGCCGGAAGACTTCTCTGAAGCAGAAAAGATTCTGACGACGCTGGAAAGAAAAAAGCTGATCCACGCGTTGTTCAAGTGGGCATTGCTGGGCTTCAGCTTGGCGCTGTTCTTCTTCATCGTGGTTCGCCCGTTCATGCAGTGGATCACCGACAGCTTCCAGGATTCTGTTGAGGAAATGCTTCCTCGCACGATCGAAGAGCTGGAAGAGCTGCAGTCTGTGGATAACACCCTGCCGGGCATGTCCACCGCGTTGCCGGTCCTTCAGGAATCAATTGATCCTGAGAAGGCCGAATCTGAATTGCTGAAAGACCGTATCCTGTCATCAATGAGTCGTGACGAGGAAAAAGCAGCCAACGCCTTTGGTATGTGGCTGGTTAGGAAGGATGGCTAA